The genomic region AGGAACCGGGTTCCTCGCTCAGGTTCGACCATGTTCCAACCGAGTTGAGGCACCCTGACCTCGTCGTCGAAACGAGTGACCGTTTCGGGGACGAGACCAAGACCGAACTGCCCTGGGCTCTCCTCGCTCGCGGTGCAGAGCAGCTGCAACCCGAGGCAGATCGCCAAAGTGGGCCGACCTTCATCGATTCTCTCCGACAACACTGTCCGCATCCCGACCTGATCGATCCTCGACATTGCAGCGCCGAACGAGCCCACACCGGGGACGACCACACGGTCGCCGGCCTCCACATCATTGACCTCGCCCGCGAGCTTCGGAGCAGCCCCTGCTCGCCGGAGAGCGGCGACCACCGATGCGGTGTTGGCCGTGCCGGTGGGGACGATCAGAACGGTCTCGCTCAT from bacterium BMS3Abin02 harbors:
- the hisH gene encoding imidazole glycerol phosphate synthase subunit HisH; translation: MSETVLIVPTGTANTASVVAALRRAGAAPKLAGEVNDVEAGDRVVVPGVGSFGAAMSRIDQVGMRTVLSERIDEGRPTLAICLGLQLLCTASEESPGQFGLGLVPETVTRFDDEVRVPQLGWNMVEPERGTRFLTPGWAYFANSYRLCRIPQGWVGATTDYGGRFVSALERGDVLACQFHPELSSAWGAGILERWLTGTSG